The Echinicola rosea genome has a segment encoding these proteins:
- a CDS encoding NTP transferase domain-containing protein: protein MYSTDNLYGLVLAGGKSSRMGQDKGELQYYRTNHRSYLYHTLRELCPKTFISCRADQENIITSGLNHIIDEDQFKGPLNGILSAHHQHPDKAWLVVAVDLPHIHEESLRALVKQRQPQKSATVYATHESKLPEPLIGIWEPKGLIEAKKFMNESGKSCPRKFLMNSDVHLIYPENDLELFNANFPEDYEMAKSRIEEN, encoded by the coding sequence ATGTATTCAACAGATAATTTGTACGGACTTGTTTTGGCCGGAGGCAAAAGCTCCCGAATGGGACAAGATAAAGGTGAACTGCAATACTACCGCACTAACCACCGATCTTACCTTTACCATACGCTTAGGGAACTGTGTCCCAAAACGTTTATTAGTTGCAGGGCTGACCAGGAGAACATCATCACTTCTGGACTAAACCATATCATTGACGAAGACCAATTTAAAGGCCCGCTTAATGGGATTTTATCCGCTCATCACCAACATCCGGACAAAGCCTGGCTGGTGGTGGCAGTGGACTTGCCCCACATCCATGAAGAAAGCCTCAGGGCTTTGGTAAAACAGCGGCAACCACAAAAATCCGCCACCGTATATGCTACCCACGAATCCAAGCTCCCCGAACCTCTCATCGGCATCTGGGAACCAAAAGGCCTGATCGAAGCCAAGAAGTTTATGAATGAATCGGGAAAAAGCTGCCCCAGAAAATTTCTCATGAATTCAGATGTTCACCTCATCTATCCTGAGAACGACCTGGAACTGTTCAACGCCAATTTCCCCGAAGATTATGAAATGGCAAAATCAAGAATAGAAGAAAACTAA
- the moaC gene encoding cyclic pyranopterin monophosphate synthase MoaC, producing the protein MKDPKLSHVDSDGNAKMVDVSEKSVTKRTATAQSIVTFPEEVFDRLSKDNFLGKKGSIIQTAIIAGTMAAKKTSDLIPLCHPLALSKIQLDIAPGNKQLEITATVKCEGKTGVEMEALTAASVAALTIYDMCKALTHDINIMETKLMAKEGGKNVFNR; encoded by the coding sequence ATGAAAGACCCAAAACTCTCCCATGTCGATAGTGACGGAAATGCCAAAATGGTAGATGTTTCCGAAAAATCCGTCACCAAGCGAACTGCAACGGCCCAATCGATCGTTACTTTTCCAGAGGAGGTATTTGATCGCCTCTCCAAGGATAATTTCTTGGGCAAAAAAGGCAGCATCATACAAACTGCCATCATCGCAGGTACCATGGCCGCCAAAAAAACTTCGGACTTGATTCCGCTTTGCCATCCTTTGGCCTTGAGCAAAATCCAGTTGGACATTGCCCCAGGCAATAAACAACTAGAGATCACGGCGACGGTAAAATGCGAAGGAAAAACCGGCGTGGAAATGGAAGCCCTGACTGCTGCCAGTGTGGCGGCCTTGACCATTTACGATATGTGCAAAGCGCTTACTCATGACATCAACATTATGGAAACCAAATTAATGGCCAAAGAAGGAGGAAAAAATGTATTCAACAGATAA
- the moaA gene encoding GTP 3',8-cyclase MoaA, with amino-acid sequence MLIDNHGRTINYLRLAVTDNCNLRCQYCMPEEGVQFAHKNELLSWDELLLLSQSFVEMGVDKIRITGGEPFVRKGLMDFLEKLAFLDGLEEISITTNATLIGPHILHLKKLGITKINISFDSLDKSRFNEITRRNQFDTVMTNVQRMMDEGFDVKLNCVVMDGKNTQDIIPFVRYAHDHPITVRFLEEMPFNGQSSGPATLKWDYITILEHIKDHFGPIQKLPAPASSTSLNYQLKGSKGKFGVIPSYSRTFCGTCNRVRVTAKGEMQTCLYATETIDLRALIREHDHINGLKFSIYTAMQARHKDGFEAENQSETKKSMTLIGG; translated from the coding sequence ATGCTTATTGACAATCATGGAAGAACTATCAACTACCTGAGGCTCGCAGTCACAGACAATTGTAACTTGCGCTGTCAGTACTGCATGCCAGAAGAAGGCGTACAATTTGCCCATAAAAACGAACTGCTAAGCTGGGACGAACTGCTGCTGCTCTCGCAGTCCTTCGTGGAAATGGGTGTGGACAAAATCCGTATCACTGGCGGAGAACCCTTTGTCCGAAAAGGACTGATGGACTTTTTGGAAAAGCTCGCCTTCCTCGATGGGCTAGAGGAAATTTCCATCACCACTAATGCCACCCTGATCGGTCCCCATATCCTTCACCTCAAAAAGCTAGGGATTACCAAGATCAATATCAGTTTTGACAGCCTCGACAAATCGCGTTTTAATGAGATTACCCGAAGAAATCAATTCGATACGGTCATGACCAATGTCCAACGGATGATGGATGAGGGCTTTGACGTAAAACTAAATTGTGTGGTAATGGATGGAAAAAACACCCAAGACATCATTCCTTTTGTAAGGTACGCACATGATCACCCCATTACCGTTCGTTTCTTGGAAGAGATGCCTTTTAACGGCCAATCCAGCGGTCCGGCCACCCTAAAATGGGATTACATCACCATTTTGGAACATATCAAGGATCACTTTGGCCCTATCCAAAAACTTCCTGCACCGGCAAGCTCCACTTCCCTAAACTATCAGCTAAAGGGGAGCAAAGGAAAGTTTGGAGTGATCCCTTCTTATTCCCGGACATTCTGTGGCACCTGCAACCGGGTAAGGGTTACGGCCAAAGGTGAAATGCAAACTTGCCTCTACGCCACGGAAACCATTGACCTGAGAGCACTGATACGTGAACACGACCATATTAACGGCCTCAAATTCAGCATATATACCGCCATGCAAGCAAGGCACAAAGACGGCTTTGAAGCCGAAAACCAATCCGAAACCAAAAAATCAATGACACTGATCGGAGGATGA
- a CDS encoding molybdenum cofactor biosynthesis protein MoaE translates to MERHITIQKDININEAYQHLIHPESGGICTFIGTVRDLNNQKEVSHLFFEAYEKMALLKMEELAEEAGQKWPLHRVVMVHAIGEKKITDPVVFIGTSSAHRDAAFAASRHLIDRLKEVVPIWKKETYQDHSTWINAHP, encoded by the coding sequence ATGGAACGTCATATCACGATACAGAAAGACATCAACATCAACGAAGCCTATCAGCACCTTATACATCCAGAGAGTGGTGGTATCTGCACGTTCATTGGTACCGTACGGGACCTGAACAACCAGAAAGAAGTAAGCCATCTTTTTTTTGAGGCCTATGAAAAAATGGCTTTATTGAAAATGGAAGAGCTAGCCGAAGAAGCAGGCCAAAAGTGGCCCCTGCATAGAGTGGTCATGGTCCATGCCATTGGCGAGAAAAAAATCACTGACCCTGTGGTATTTATAGGGACCTCATCGGCCCATCGCGATGCGGCCTTTGCCGCTTCCAGACACCTGATAGACCGACTGAAAGAAGTCGTGCCTATCTGGAAAAAAGAAACCTACCAGGACCACAGCACCTGGATCAATGCACACCCCTAA
- a CDS encoding MoaD/ThiS family protein translates to MKIHTFGAAKDITGSAMIEFPVEETFVKVKDLKSLLFQKYPDLVKLPSLAVSVNLFYASEETIVNKHDEVALIPPVSGG, encoded by the coding sequence ATGAAAATTCACACATTTGGTGCAGCAAAGGATATCACTGGATCAGCAATGATAGAATTCCCGGTGGAAGAAACATTTGTAAAAGTAAAGGACCTCAAATCCCTACTTTTCCAAAAGTACCCCGACCTAGTAAAGCTTCCATCATTGGCAGTTTCCGTCAATTTGTTCTACGCCAGTGAAGAAACGATTGTAAACAAACACGATGAAGTAGCCTTGATCCCTCCGGTAAGCGGGGGATAA
- a CDS encoding response regulator transcription factor, which translates to MEKIKVVLADDHMVVRSGIKNLLENEGEVEVIGEASNGEEALEKVKEVKPDILIIDIRMPVMNGLNATRKLTSTQQETKSLILSMHDDEDYILQSIECGAAGYLLKDTSKDEFMKAIRTIHQGGQYFSGDISQVLVKSYLNVKDKRANKSITPANDYDITKREKQILKMISDGTSNKEIAEQLGKSIRTIETHRFNIMKKLKVNNVVELLKKLEDEPGLKQHIENI; encoded by the coding sequence ATGGAAAAGATTAAAGTAGTACTGGCAGATGACCATATGGTGGTAAGAAGTGGCATCAAAAATCTCTTGGAAAATGAAGGTGAAGTAGAAGTGATCGGCGAAGCATCAAACGGAGAGGAAGCCCTCGAAAAAGTAAAGGAAGTAAAACCCGATATCTTGATCATCGATATTCGCATGCCGGTCATGAACGGACTAAACGCTACCAGAAAGCTGACCAGTACTCAGCAAGAAACCAAATCCCTCATTCTTTCCATGCATGACGATGAAGATTATATCCTGCAATCCATCGAATGCGGTGCCGCAGGCTATTTACTGAAAGACACCAGTAAAGATGAGTTTATGAAGGCAATTCGAACCATCCACCAAGGTGGACAGTATTTTAGTGGTGATATAAGCCAAGTACTGGTAAAGAGTTACTTGAACGTAAAGGACAAAAGGGCCAATAAAAGCATCACTCCTGCAAATGATTATGACATCACCAAACGGGAAAAGCAGATATTAAAAATGATCTCTGACGGTACCAGCAACAAAGAAATCGCCGAACAGCTGGGCAAAAGCATCCGTACCATAGAAACCCACCGCTTTAATATCATGAAAAAGCTGAAGGTAAACAACGTGGTAGAGCTTCTAAAAAAACTGGAAGACGAACCTGGACTCAAACAGCACATAGAAAATATTTAA
- a CDS encoding sensor histidine kinase, with product MKNPHLSERPKFEKLVRYYLIALCAIATSIILSQILVQKFISEQKDDSRVVNLSGRQRMLSQQISKYVLLLGDSLSSGKRKEYLTGLKTSLQEWQEVHKGLQFGDSTLDIKGHNSKTVQELFAGIENDHVIMVHSAQQIIDKLEQDLALPADSLSQHIQTVINHEQAFLDGMDNIVFQYDDEAKDKVTNLQSIEIFLLILSLGVISFEIFFIFIPSAKTIRKTFKKLLLSEQKAHKMTLEISSLYSSLEQAYQDLLEVDVAVEDYTVFAKSKPTGDFFYFSDKFSRIMEFDEAPKNIFKWLQQQGYDSRYLDNIRMMTLSGKTWSGDIKVVNDMGDFVWIKMNITPTMDDDGDVETLMVIATDETEKKEAEAISQEINKERIEKKVKEQQFRSALILEGQEEERKRISRDMHDGIGQLLSAMKFNLEGIHSVKSDYERDKLKTSKDLLKNVIKEVRRISFNLTPSALSDYGIVPVLNKFCREITKLSDLQVTFENQTGFLNRLEGKVENNLYRICQEAVNNAIKYAEASEVKIILTHNSQFLNVDIVDDGKGFEVNKLEEKGHLSTSGHGLFNIRERANFINGQCTISSQVGKGTTISINVPLD from the coding sequence ATGAAAAATCCTCATTTATCGGAAAGGCCCAAATTCGAAAAATTAGTAAGGTACTACTTGATAGCGCTGTGCGCCATCGCCACCAGTATCATCCTAAGCCAGATTTTGGTACAGAAATTCATTAGCGAACAGAAAGACGACTCTAGGGTGGTCAACCTCTCCGGAAGACAGCGTATGCTCAGTCAGCAAATCAGCAAATACGTGCTATTACTTGGGGACAGTCTTAGCAGTGGTAAAAGAAAGGAATACCTCACCGGCCTCAAGACATCACTGCAAGAGTGGCAAGAAGTCCATAAAGGCCTGCAATTTGGCGACAGCACGCTCGACATAAAAGGCCACAACAGCAAAACGGTTCAAGAGCTGTTTGCAGGTATCGAAAACGACCATGTCATCATGGTTCATTCGGCACAACAAATCATTGACAAACTGGAGCAGGACCTTGCCCTTCCCGCAGACAGTCTAAGCCAACACATTCAAACCGTGATCAATCATGAACAAGCCTTCCTAGACGGAATGGACAACATTGTCTTTCAATATGACGATGAAGCCAAGGACAAGGTCACCAACCTACAGAGCATCGAGATATTCCTACTGATCCTATCACTTGGGGTGATTTCATTTGAGATTTTTTTCATATTTATACCATCCGCCAAAACCATCAGAAAGACCTTCAAAAAACTGCTTCTCTCTGAACAAAAAGCCCATAAGATGACCTTGGAGATCAGTTCGCTTTACAGTTCCTTGGAGCAGGCCTATCAGGATTTATTGGAAGTAGATGTCGCCGTGGAAGATTACACTGTATTTGCGAAGAGTAAGCCCACAGGAGATTTCTTCTACTTTTCGGACAAGTTTTCCAGAATCATGGAATTTGACGAAGCCCCAAAAAACATCTTCAAATGGCTGCAACAACAGGGCTATGATTCCAGGTACCTTGACAACATCCGCATGATGACCCTTTCGGGCAAAACGTGGTCAGGAGACATCAAAGTGGTCAACGACATGGGCGACTTTGTCTGGATCAAGATGAACATTACCCCCACCATGGACGATGATGGGGACGTCGAAACCCTCATGGTCATCGCTACCGATGAAACAGAAAAAAAGGAAGCCGAGGCCATTTCACAAGAAATCAATAAAGAGCGCATCGAGAAAAAAGTCAAGGAGCAACAGTTTCGATCTGCATTGATCCTGGAAGGGCAGGAAGAAGAGCGAAAGCGAATTTCCCGCGACATGCACGACGGCATCGGCCAGTTGCTTTCCGCCATGAAGTTCAACCTGGAGGGCATCCACTCGGTAAAGTCCGATTATGAACGCGATAAGTTAAAGACCTCCAAAGACCTCCTGAAAAATGTCATCAAGGAAGTCAGAAGGATCTCTTTTAACCTCACACCAAGTGCCCTATCCGATTATGGCATCGTGCCCGTTCTCAACAAGTTTTGCCGGGAAATCACTAAACTATCGGACCTACAGGTGACCTTCGAAAACCAAACCGGCTTTCTGAACCGATTGGAGGGAAAGGTAGAAAACAACCTGTACCGAATATGCCAAGAAGCCGTAAATAATGCGATCAAATACGCTGAGGCCTCAGAGGTAAAGATCATCCTAACCCACAATTCCCAATTTTTGAATGTGGATATTGTCGATGATGGCAAAGGCTTTGAGGTAAACAAATTGGAAGAAAAAGGACATTTATCAACTTCTGGCCACGGCTTGTTCAATATCCGGGAAAGAGCTAATTTTATCAATGGACAATGTACGATCTCATCCCAAGTAGGAAAAGGAACCACGATCAGCATTAACGTCCCCCTAGACTAA
- a CDS encoding DUF4153 domain-containing protein, whose amino-acid sequence MINLPSLSYLNSHALKAVKRFPLALFSAILASSAGNYLLEGENWLDNVFPFINLMLTAALGISLFFCITIFNEKKALPTPFVYINHVLGIIFLVLIYFSLPNGSSSESTAMPYYRFGIFSTCIHLMVSFTPYLKNTHTLAFWNYNKTLFIRFLTALLFSAVLYLGIVMAMAALHLLFEVNFDPKIYLQLFVLIIGVFNTWFFLSGIPSDLRQIDQEVNYPGGLKIFSQYILLSLLVIYLLILYGYSLKIIMAWDWPKGIVSYLIIGVATWGILTVLLLYPYRDDKESGWIGQFSRIFYFLLFPLVVMLFIAIGIRIEDYGITINRYLIVLLGIWLSLTCFYFKLGFRSIKFIPLSLACILLFSSVGPWGIFSVSERSQYRRLQALLRDHHLLEDEHATHEITWDQSYFPKLSPMQKSASNQLIKKEQVKEIYSITRYLEAHHGLEVMKTWFDQDVDQILQTINKDKPTWNQTTAATFYLETLGIPETPDALSSSLITLEANRQAHQAVKTRGYDYFTPLHIYNQDTSSFQAGSYNFSIHLNAKKNGLSLSNARSQTDLNLNNLVLALYHEAEAMSSHTFHKASDMTYTTDAEGLKIKLELKSIRFSAKNDSSITLDYLDGNLLLRDSLR is encoded by the coding sequence ATGATTAATCTCCCCTCGCTTAGTTACCTGAATAGCCATGCCCTGAAAGCTGTCAAGCGGTTTCCGCTGGCCCTTTTCTCCGCAATCTTGGCATCTTCTGCAGGGAATTATTTATTAGAAGGTGAAAACTGGCTGGACAATGTCTTCCCCTTTATCAACTTGATGCTTACTGCTGCACTAGGGATTTCCTTGTTTTTTTGCATCACCATCTTTAACGAAAAGAAGGCTTTACCAACACCTTTTGTTTACATTAATCATGTATTGGGCATTATTTTTCTTGTATTAATTTACTTTTCACTCCCAAATGGAAGCAGCTCAGAGAGCACCGCCATGCCCTATTATCGATTTGGTATTTTCAGCACCTGCATTCACTTGATGGTCTCTTTCACACCCTACCTAAAAAACACCCACACCTTGGCCTTTTGGAATTATAATAAAACACTATTTATTCGTTTTTTGACGGCCTTGCTCTTTTCAGCTGTACTGTACCTAGGGATCGTCATGGCTATGGCTGCACTGCACCTCCTTTTCGAGGTGAATTTTGACCCTAAGATATACCTTCAGCTCTTCGTATTGATCATTGGGGTTTTCAATACCTGGTTTTTCTTGTCCGGTATCCCCTCGGATCTTCGCCAGATCGACCAAGAGGTGAATTATCCCGGAGGATTGAAAATCTTCAGCCAGTACATCCTCCTGAGCCTATTGGTAATTTACCTGCTGATCCTATATGGGTACAGCTTAAAAATCATCATGGCTTGGGACTGGCCAAAGGGTATTGTATCCTACCTTATCATTGGAGTGGCCACTTGGGGGATTTTGACCGTTTTGCTATTGTACCCCTATCGGGACGACAAGGAGTCTGGCTGGATCGGTCAGTTTTCACGCATCTTTTACTTCCTGCTGTTCCCCTTGGTGGTCATGCTGTTTATCGCTATCGGGATCCGTATCGAGGATTACGGAATCACCATCAATAGATATCTTATTGTATTACTGGGCATTTGGCTTAGCTTGACTTGTTTTTATTTTAAACTCGGCTTCAGAAGTATTAAATTCATCCCCTTGTCCTTGGCATGCATCCTCCTTTTTTCATCAGTTGGCCCTTGGGGGATATTTTCAGTCAGTGAAAGAAGCCAGTACAGAAGATTACAAGCACTCTTGCGAGACCATCACCTGCTGGAAGATGAGCACGCCACGCATGAAATCACTTGGGACCAGTCATATTTCCCCAAATTGAGCCCCATGCAAAAAAGCGCGTCAAATCAACTCATCAAAAAAGAACAGGTAAAGGAGATCTACTCCATCACCCGCTACCTCGAAGCGCACCACGGGCTGGAAGTAATGAAAACATGGTTTGATCAAGATGTGGACCAAATCCTGCAGACCATCAACAAAGACAAGCCAACGTGGAACCAAACTACCGCAGCCACATTTTACCTGGAAACATTGGGGATTCCCGAAACCCCGGATGCCCTCTCCAGTTCCCTGATCACACTGGAAGCAAACCGCCAAGCGCATCAAGCCGTAAAGACCCGAGGATATGATTATTTTACACCTCTCCACATTTACAATCAGGACACCAGTTCTTTTCAAGCTGGCTCATACAATTTCAGCATCCACCTCAATGCCAAGAAAAATGGACTGTCCCTTTCCAATGCCCGAAGTCAAACGGACCTAAACCTCAACAACTTAGTATTGGCCCTCTATCATGAGGCCGAAGCCATGTCAAGCCATACTTTTCACAAAGCTTCAGACATGACTTATACCACTGATGCAGAAGGCTTAAAAATCAAACTCGAACTCAAATCCATCAGGTTTTCTGCTAAAAATGATTCATCCATAACACTTGATTACTTAGATGGGAATTTATTGCTAAGGGACTCCTTACGCTAA
- a CDS encoding IS110 family RNA-guided transposase has product MQRKDSQKIFEGQSVYVGIDYHKKSWKVSIYGEQYEHKTMSRDPDAEQLVRYLEKNFPGAAYHAVYEAGFSGFGSCRRLRDLGVNCMVINPADVPTSQKEKLQKTDKADSRKLARSLRSGALSGIHIPDRQLEADRGLVRQRFRIVKDIARKKNRVKSLLFQFGISMAERFTTAQTRYWSRPYTDWLLSLSGADPMVGPLIDNYVRIVNNLRKELLGINRQVRELSRTSRYKDSYNLLVTVPGIGLMSAMAFLTQLGDFTRFKRLDELCNYVGLVPRMYGSGDKMVVGKLINRGRKELKIMLIEASWVAIRQDPALMAKFNELIKTMPKNKAIIRIARKLLNRIRYVIVHRKEYVTGVVS; this is encoded by the coding sequence ATGCAAAGGAAAGATAGTCAAAAGATATTTGAGGGGCAATCTGTTTATGTAGGTATTGACTACCACAAGAAAAGCTGGAAGGTCAGCATCTATGGCGAGCAATACGAACACAAGACGATGAGCCGTGACCCGGATGCGGAGCAACTGGTGCGGTATCTTGAAAAGAACTTCCCGGGAGCTGCCTATCACGCCGTTTATGAGGCGGGGTTCAGTGGTTTTGGGTCCTGCCGGCGATTACGGGACCTAGGTGTAAACTGCATGGTGATAAATCCGGCAGATGTTCCCACCAGCCAGAAAGAGAAGTTGCAGAAGACCGATAAGGCCGACAGCAGAAAACTGGCGCGGTCCCTGAGAAGCGGCGCGTTGTCGGGCATCCACATACCGGACAGGCAATTGGAAGCTGACCGGGGGTTAGTCCGTCAGAGGTTCCGGATAGTAAAAGATATTGCGAGAAAGAAGAACAGGGTCAAGTCGTTGTTGTTTCAATTTGGAATAAGCATGGCTGAACGTTTTACAACAGCACAAACAAGGTATTGGTCCAGGCCCTACACAGATTGGCTGTTAAGCCTCTCCGGTGCAGATCCGATGGTAGGTCCACTCATTGACAACTATGTGCGAATTGTCAATAACCTAAGAAAGGAGCTGTTGGGCATCAACAGGCAAGTCCGTGAGCTTTCCCGGACATCCCGCTATAAGGACAGTTATAATCTTTTGGTAACCGTTCCGGGAATAGGCTTAATGTCGGCGATGGCCTTTCTGACCCAGCTGGGAGATTTTACAAGGTTTAAGCGACTTGATGAACTCTGTAATTATGTGGGATTGGTGCCAAGAATGTATGGGTCTGGCGATAAAATGGTTGTGGGCAAACTGATCAACAGAGGAAGAAAGGAGCTGAAGATCATGCTGATCGAAGCCTCCTGGGTAGCCATAAGGCAGGATCCGGCATTAATGGCCAAGTTCAATGAACTTATCAAAACAATGCCAAAGAACAAGGCCATCATAAGGATTGCCAGGAAACTGCTGAACAGGATCAGGTATGTGATCGTCCACCGGAAAGAATATGTGACCGGAGTAGTATCATAA
- the nirD gene encoding nitrite reductase small subunit NirD, whose product MISELEKYKTADTSKINTWFKAAPVSAFPENGGACVKYKDLQIAIFNFSRRNEWYACQNLCPHKMQMILSRGMIGSTEGEPKVACPFHKKNFSLKTGKNINGDTCDIAVYPVKVEDGHVFVGFED is encoded by the coding sequence ATGATCTCAGAATTGGAAAAATATAAAACCGCCGACACCTCCAAAATCAACACTTGGTTCAAGGCTGCCCCTGTAAGTGCCTTTCCGGAAAATGGTGGAGCCTGTGTAAAATACAAAGACCTCCAGATCGCCATCTTTAACTTCTCCAGAAGAAACGAATGGTATGCCTGCCAGAACCTTTGTCCTCACAAGATGCAAATGATCCTCAGCCGTGGTATGATCGGATCCACTGAAGGTGAACCGAAAGTAGCTTGCCCATTCCACAAAAAAAACTTCTCCCTCAAAACCGGCAAAAATATCAATGGAGACACCTGTGACATCGCTGTATATCCGGTCAAAGTGGAAGATGGGCATGTTTTTGTAGGGTTCGAAGACTAA